In a genomic window of Mesoplasma tabanidae:
- the deoD gene encoding purine-nucleoside phosphorylase, with the protein MTPHISAKKEEIAKTVLMPGDPLRAKKIAETYLENVKLVNEVRNMFMYTGTYKGIEVTIAGSGMGCPSIGIYSYELFNFYDVENIIRIGSAGSYKEEIKVYDVYNVKEAYGDSNYAKLAANIDDKVIKAGEKLYSLIEKIAADKNIKTLTGRAHSADVFYRHDDITEFVKENKLDVVEMESVALFANAIKAKKQAACLLTVSDNLITKEITSAEERQNNFMQMVEIALEVAVKSERK; encoded by the coding sequence ATGACACCACACATTAGTGCAAAAAAAGAAGAAATTGCAAAAACAGTTTTAATGCCAGGAGACCCCTTAAGGGCTAAAAAAATTGCTGAAACATATTTGGAAAATGTTAAATTAGTTAATGAAGTCAGAAATATGTTTATGTATACTGGAACTTACAAAGGCATAGAAGTAACAATAGCTGGAAGTGGAATGGGATGCCCAAGTATTGGAATATATTCATACGAATTATTTAATTTTTATGATGTAGAAAATATTATTAGAATAGGCTCAGCGGGTAGTTATAAAGAAGAAATTAAAGTTTATGATGTATATAATGTAAAAGAAGCGTATGGAGATAGTAACTATGCTAAATTAGCTGCAAATATAGATGATAAAGTAATTAAAGCAGGAGAAAAACTTTATTCATTAATTGAAAAAATAGCAGCAGACAAAAATATTAAAACTTTAACTGGTAGAGCTCATTCAGCAGACGTTTTCTATCGTCATGATGACATAACTGAATTTGTTAAGGAAAATAAATTAGATGTTGTTGAAATGGAATCTGTAGCTTTATTTGCAAATGCAATTAAAGCTAAAAAACAAGCAGCCTGTTTATTAACAGTTTCTGATAATTTAATAACAAAAGAAATTACATCTGCTGAAGAAAGACAAAATAACTTTATGCAAATGGTTGAAATTGCTTTAGAAGTAGCAGTTAAATCAGAAAGAAAATAA
- a CDS encoding ABC transporter permease yields the protein MEAIFSLALGFFVVFTLGAISGMFSERSGVVNLGIEGFMTIGALAYVSFCFMIKKTTNNYEDLHILYLIIGAIFSMVVAGIFSLLQTLMVLKLKTDQIISGTVINLLAQGIALFIVHIQGFGTGGTILGSISPKLLSFNYFVAYAVFTMLITVGIGLYFTFTKIGTRHIAAGENPNALDAAGVKVNKYRFICITISGAIAGLAGTMFVVTQSLQNFNGSVQGLGFIALAIMIIGQWRVNLIVMFSIVFSIMFSIGQKITGLNSLPRALPFIMSIVVMVIASKWSSPPQASGIPFDKTLR from the coding sequence ATGGAAGCAATATTTAGTTTAGCTTTAGGTTTCTTTGTAGTTTTCACTTTAGGAGCTATCTCAGGAATGTTTTCAGAAAGATCAGGAGTTGTAAATTTGGGAATTGAAGGATTTATGACAATCGGTGCACTAGCATATGTATCATTTTGCTTTATGATTAAAAAAACAACTAATAATTACGAAGATTTGCATATTCTATATTTAATAATAGGTGCTATATTTTCAATGGTTGTTGCAGGAATATTTTCATTGCTTCAAACATTAATGGTTTTAAAACTAAAAACAGACCAAATAATTTCGGGTACAGTAATTAATTTACTTGCACAAGGTATTGCACTATTTATAGTTCATATCCAAGGATTTGGGACGGGTGGAACTATTTTGGGTTCAATAAGCCCAAAATTATTATCATTTAATTATTTCGTTGCTTATGCAGTATTTACAATGTTAATAACAGTTGGTATTGGTTTATATTTCACTTTTACAAAAATTGGAACTAGACACATAGCTGCAGGAGAAAACCCAAACGCATTGGATGCAGCTGGAGTTAAAGTTAATAAATACAGATTTATTTGTATAACAATTTCAGGAGCAATTGCAGGTTTAGCTGGAACAATGTTTGTTGTTACACAATCGCTTCAAAACTTTAATGGAAGTGTTCAAGGATTAGGATTTATTGCATTAGCAATTATGATTATTGGTCAATGAAGAGTTAACTTAATTGTTATGTTCTCAATTGTGTTCTCAATAATGTTCAGTATTGGTCAAAAAATAACAGGTTTAAATTCATTACCAAGAGCTTTACCATTTATTATGTCAATTGTAGTTATGGTTATTGCTTCGAAATGATCATCACCGCCTCAAGCCAGTGGTATACCATTTGATAAAACTTTAAGATAA
- a CDS encoding ABC transporter permease: MKKINQWKFRTRSIAYIKSTTFKTKTSYVKVSFISIILGLLCGIIFLYCFGMNGFGFIFSSMIKPFASPVEPESTVILLAVFILLGLGLALGFRVKLFNMGGSGQAIGGLLITYLFLNAITGGSDFSNLPGGYGILLFLIFIVSGAIVSSLTGILKVLFNIHEVATSIVINWILWYLLKYVLFVKFDTQLNSPNLPEVFGSQLWVFAIVFALVSIVLVFVVCETTTIGYKYKVVGMQSTAAKYAGIKTNSFIIGITALQGIFISAAGFFYYFGLKSNISVTNDIMPLLGFDGIPIALVAFNNFIGIVPVAILWAILKDGIQLTMNSPEYMGLPSETSDLLFGIIILFSTMYLVLMKINVTKYFSTIAYKIKNPKFKSEIQVINSEIRKLKKQRKRILLNKEFNLQKSQIKELKLKIKSSTADIKILKEELNSFIYEYHESKSFKLSKIKNRIKDLKNEKKHFIENELEKYKIQSIKGLKNVYEGKYNTTTFPILDQVILFEAEIQVMTEAIKKSDSDIADKLLKNKTKLEEKAMELINKQEVQIREFKINYTLTKQEANNFLKQIKHQYKAEIKELQAKSASKTFRKLKIRKLKIDLLEKQMEVVKLYGSNI, from the coding sequence ATGAAAAAAATTAATCAATGAAAATTTAGAACAAGATCCATAGCTTATATAAAATCAACAACCTTCAAAACTAAAACATCATACGTTAAAGTTTCATTTATTTCAATTATTCTTGGACTACTATGTGGGATTATATTCTTGTATTGTTTTGGAATGAACGGATTTGGATTTATTTTTAGTAGCATGATTAAGCCATTTGCATCACCGGTTGAACCTGAAAGCACAGTTATACTGCTAGCTGTATTTATTTTATTAGGTCTTGGCCTTGCATTAGGGTTTAGAGTTAAATTGTTTAACATGGGAGGAAGCGGACAAGCAATTGGTGGTTTATTGATAACTTACTTATTTTTGAATGCAATAACAGGAGGCTCAGATTTTTCTAACTTGCCTGGTGGTTATGGAATACTTTTATTTTTAATATTTATAGTTTCAGGGGCTATAGTTTCTTCACTTACAGGTATATTAAAAGTTTTATTTAATATTCATGAAGTTGCAACTTCAATAGTTATTAACTGAATTCTTTGATACTTACTTAAATATGTATTATTTGTTAAATTTGATACACAATTAAATTCACCTAACTTACCAGAGGTTTTTGGTTCACAATTATGAGTATTTGCAATTGTGTTTGCTTTAGTTTCAATAGTACTTGTATTTGTTGTATGTGAAACTACAACAATAGGATATAAATATAAAGTTGTTGGAATGCAATCAACTGCGGCTAAATATGCTGGTATTAAAACAAACTCATTTATTATTGGCATAACTGCATTACAAGGAATATTTATATCAGCTGCTGGATTCTTTTATTACTTTGGATTAAAAAGTAACATATCAGTAACAAATGATATTATGCCATTGCTAGGATTTGATGGTATACCAATTGCACTAGTAGCATTTAATAACTTTATAGGAATAGTGCCAGTTGCGATATTATGAGCAATTTTAAAAGATGGAATTCAATTGACAATGAATTCTCCAGAATATATGGGACTTCCTTCAGAAACTTCAGATTTATTGTTTGGGATAATTATTTTATTTTCTACTATGTATTTAGTATTAATGAAAATAAATGTAACAAAATATTTTAGTACAATAGCATATAAAATTAAAAACCCTAAATTTAAATCTGAAATTCAGGTTATAAATTCAGAAATAAGAAAGTTAAAGAAACAAAGAAAAAGAATTTTGTTAAATAAAGAATTTAATTTACAAAAATCACAAATTAAAGAATTAAAATTAAAGATAAAATCATCAACAGCTGATATAAAAATTTTAAAAGAAGAATTAAATAGTTTTATTTACGAATATCATGAATCAAAATCATTTAAGCTTTCAAAAATTAAAAATAGAATAAAAGATTTGAAAAATGAAAAAAAACATTTTATTGAAAACGAATTAGAAAAATACAAAATACAGTCAATTAAAGGCCTTAAAAATGTTTATGAAGGCAAATATAATACAACAACCTTTCCAATTTTAGATCAAGTTATTTTGTTTGAAGCAGAAATTCAAGTGATGACAGAAGCTATAAAAAAATCTGATAGTGATATTGCTGATAAACTTCTTAAAAATAAAACTAAGTTAGAAGAAAAAGCAATGGAATTAATTAATAAACAGGAAGTTCAAATTAGAGAGTTTAAAATTAACTACACTTTAACAAAACAAGAAGCAAATAATTTCTTAAAACAAATAAAACATCAATATAAAGCTGAAATAAAAGAGTTACAAGCGAAATCAGCTTCGAAAACATTTAGAAAATTAAAAATTAGAAAATTAAAAATTGATTTATTAGAAAAACAAATGGAGGTAGTAAAACTTTATGGAAGCAATATTTAG
- a CDS encoding ABC transporter ATP-binding protein, producing the protein MKNINAVEMKNISMIFNKKIVANKNINLEVKKGEVHALMGENGAGKSTLMSILFGIYEPTEGNIFINGKEEIISSPVKATKLGIGMVHQHFKLIDIFPIWKNIILGTEETKYKQFINKKKIIQDLTKIMKEYNLEVDLNAKVKDISVGMKQRVEILKILYRKAEIMVFDEPTAVLTPTEIDGLLKVIKDLKSMGKTIILITHKMAEIKEVADTATIIRKGQHVGTYDVKKTSASKLAEAMVGRKIIEIKNLHKTNNNEDLIVFKNLSVKKNSNNKVLGLKNFSTTIKAGEILGIAGVEGNGQIELAEAISGMVKVESGKIFIKDKNITQDSIKKRYIEHKMGFIPEDRHKFGLVLDANLITNIALQDISTKKYSKRGFINKTAMQTNAQQIISKFDVRNADSGFAIARQLSGGNQQKMIIGRELSRDNEFIIIFQPTRGLDVGSIEFIHAEILRAKDEGKAILLISYELSEILQLSDRILVLNSGQVVGEISGKEATREKIGKMMVSSVVE; encoded by the coding sequence ATGAAAAATATTAATGCTGTAGAAATGAAAAATATTTCAATGATTTTCAATAAAAAAATTGTTGCCAATAAAAATATTAATTTAGAAGTTAAAAAAGGTGAAGTTCATGCTTTAATGGGTGAAAATGGAGCTGGTAAATCAACACTAATGTCAATCCTTTTTGGAATTTATGAACCAACAGAAGGAAATATATTTATTAATGGTAAAGAAGAAATAATTTCTTCACCAGTTAAAGCAACCAAACTTGGAATTGGAATGGTTCACCAACACTTTAAGTTGATTGATATTTTTCCAATTTGAAAAAATATCATTTTAGGAACAGAAGAAACTAAATATAAACAATTTATTAATAAGAAAAAAATTATTCAAGATTTAACAAAAATAATGAAAGAGTATAATCTTGAAGTGGATTTGAACGCTAAAGTAAAAGATATTTCAGTAGGTATGAAGCAAAGAGTTGAAATACTAAAAATTCTTTATAGAAAAGCTGAAATAATGGTTTTTGATGAACCGACCGCAGTTTTAACTCCAACCGAAATTGATGGTCTTTTAAAAGTTATAAAAGATTTGAAATCCATGGGAAAAACAATAATATTAATAACACATAAAATGGCTGAAATCAAAGAAGTAGCAGATACGGCAACTATTATTAGAAAAGGTCAACATGTAGGCACATATGATGTTAAAAAAACTTCTGCAAGTAAACTTGCAGAAGCAATGGTTGGAAGAAAAATTATAGAAATTAAAAATTTGCATAAGACAAACAATAATGAAGACTTGATTGTTTTTAAAAACTTAAGCGTCAAAAAAAACAGCAATAATAAAGTTTTAGGACTTAAAAACTTTTCAACAACAATTAAAGCGGGTGAAATTTTAGGAATTGCTGGTGTTGAAGGCAATGGACAAATAGAGTTAGCTGAAGCAATAAGCGGAATGGTAAAAGTTGAAAGTGGGAAAATTTTCATTAAAGACAAAAATATAACTCAAGATTCTATTAAAAAAAGATATATTGAGCACAAGATGGGTTTTATTCCTGAAGATAGACATAAATTTGGTTTAGTTTTAGATGCTAATTTAATAACTAATATCGCTCTTCAAGACATTTCAACAAAAAAATACAGTAAACGTGGTTTTATTAATAAAACAGCAATGCAAACAAACGCTCAGCAAATAATAAGTAAGTTTGATGTTAGAAACGCGGATTCTGGTTTTGCAATAGCAAGGCAATTATCAGGTGGAAACCAGCAAAAAATGATTATAGGTCGTGAGCTTTCAAGAGACAATGAGTTTATAATTATTTTTCAACCAACAAGAGGATTAGATGTAGGATCAATAGAGTTTATTCATGCTGAAATATTAAGAGCAAAAGATGAAGGAAAAGCAATTTTATTAATATCATATGAATTATCAGAAATATTACAATTATCAGATCGTATTTTAGTTTTAAATTCAGGTCAAGTAGTTGGTGAAATTTCAGGTAAAGAAGCGACAAGAGAAAAAATAGGGAAAATGATGGTTTCATCAGTGGTGGAGTAA
- a CDS encoding BMP family ABC transporter substrate-binding protein, with amino-acid sequence MKKLLLALLTTAIISTSLTSVVSCGIEKHFGGIYLITDSGKVDDKSFNQSTYEAGTEFTNNILGINKKIAYIQPESTAPKTMKRAYKTAKSNNAKTLLLPGFHHSMPGEGEHQGAEVMKNSGSTIILDSYSDAKNEIGVVFRGDVSGFYAGMSSIIYSLKNENYTNNTLSLGAFGGVSNPASVDNFIVGFLASIDVYNELKKQDSFLEEFGIDKELADKVVVTKAQKGWPKSKDDTTWFSNSFLIGQSKLVLDNLKDTTKSIKPNVLMPVAGPQVSDAISYDTSWKVIGVDTNTAESYGKDAENRFITSAEKDLKNAAIVSLAHTPEWMNNNEYPNILKDVAEGYSDKIQLTKEVKDQEGKSEFIDVDIKNEESWTGTDVWVNGTMSYGGYNLLDEELAQHIKKYFSADALTEASKKLFSDYINGKKPSSGTIIAADPISDYAKTVVKNLSQKPETGKE; translated from the coding sequence ATGAAAAAACTATTGTTAGCATTGCTAACCACTGCAATAATAAGTACAAGTTTAACTAGTGTTGTTTCTTGTGGAATTGAAAAACATTTCGGTGGAATTTATTTAATAACTGATTCTGGTAAAGTCGATGATAAATCATTTAATCAATCAACTTATGAAGCAGGAACTGAATTTACGAATAATATTTTAGGAATTAATAAAAAAATAGCTTATATTCAACCTGAGTCTACAGCACCAAAAACAATGAAAAGAGCTTACAAAACAGCAAAAAGTAATAATGCAAAAACATTACTATTGCCAGGTTTTCATCATTCAATGCCAGGAGAAGGTGAGCACCAAGGCGCTGAGGTCATGAAAAATTCAGGATCAACAATAATATTAGATTCATACAGTGATGCTAAAAATGAAATAGGTGTTGTATTTAGAGGAGATGTTTCTGGTTTCTACGCTGGAATGTCATCAATAATATATTCATTAAAAAATGAAAATTATACAAATAACACACTTTCTTTAGGAGCATTTGGAGGAGTTTCTAATCCTGCATCAGTTGATAATTTTATTGTTGGATTCTTGGCTTCAATAGATGTTTACAATGAATTAAAAAAACAAGATAGTTTTTTAGAAGAATTTGGTATTGATAAAGAACTTGCAGACAAGGTCGTTGTTACAAAAGCACAAAAAGGCTGACCAAAATCTAAAGATGACACAACGTGATTCTCAAATAGTTTTTTAATAGGACAATCTAAATTAGTTTTAGATAATTTAAAAGATACAACAAAGTCAATTAAGCCAAATGTTTTAATGCCAGTTGCTGGCCCACAGGTTTCTGATGCAATTAGTTATGATACTTCTTGAAAAGTGATTGGTGTTGATACTAATACGGCTGAATCATACGGAAAAGATGCTGAAAATAGATTCATAACTTCAGCTGAAAAAGATTTAAAAAATGCTGCAATAGTTTCACTAGCTCATACTCCCGAGTGAATGAACAATAATGAATATCCAAATATTTTAAAGGATGTTGCTGAAGGATATTCAGATAAAATACAATTAACAAAAGAAGTTAAAGATCAAGAGGGTAAATCTGAATTTATCGATGTTGATATTAAGAATGAAGAATCATGAACTGGAACAGACGTTTGAGTTAATGGGACAATGTCTTATGGAGGATATAATCTCTTAGATGAAGAATTAGCTCAACATATTAAAAAATACTTTAGTGCAGATGCTTTAACAGAAGCTTCAAAAAAATTATTTTCTGATTATATAAACGGAAAAAAACCTTCATCAGGAACAATAATAGCAGCTGATCCTATTTCAGATTATGCAAAAACAGTAGTTAAAAATTTAAGTCAAAAACCGGAAACAGGTAAAGAGTAA
- a CDS encoding HU family DNA-binding protein, giving the protein MSIEMKNKKHTNSIAMIFLLVLFIALVIAFKLINQATNGTSEWVQTIANSGLVESKYVDATWFTNNGLSHFLTGPIGFKSFAQFKLVTRIGENNIFLLPVFWDLLINWIALVGTIFLVISIILSFVNENRINRILSEKGSTTAAEEVKEITKDEIKQEAKELEEKLEEVVVVKKPVKKKTKKPVAKKQTVKKVAEPKVEEVKVAETKKPVAKKQTVKKVAEPKVEEVKVAETKKPEVALSTSKNETVYVIKKHYNQVSKKDLLIKIEEANSEFSKKSVKKVVDSAFEIMSNAILNNEEIVIPNFGKLSKIHKEAKKGKNPLTGESIDILASNTVKFKANKHLKENMSKGKWTGLTKVKKEIKK; this is encoded by the coding sequence ATGTCAATTGAAATGAAAAATAAAAAGCATACAAACTCAATTGCAATGATATTTCTTTTAGTTTTATTTATAGCTTTAGTAATTGCATTTAAACTTATAAACCAAGCTACAAATGGAACATCTGAATGAGTTCAAACAATAGCAAACTCAGGGCTTGTTGAATCAAAATATGTAGATGCAACATGATTTACAAATAATGGGTTATCTCATTTTTTAACAGGCCCTATAGGATTTAAATCATTCGCTCAATTTAAATTAGTAACAAGAATTGGTGAAAACAATATTTTCCTATTACCTGTTTTTTGAGATTTACTAATTAATTGAATTGCTCTTGTAGGAACTATATTTTTAGTTATTTCAATAATTTTAAGCTTTGTTAACGAAAATAGAATTAATAGAATTCTTTCTGAAAAAGGTTCTACAACAGCGGCTGAAGAAGTTAAAGAAATTACTAAAGATGAAATTAAACAAGAGGCCAAAGAATTAGAAGAAAAATTAGAAGAAGTGGTTGTTGTTAAAAAACCAGTTAAAAAGAAAACAAAAAAACCAGTAGCTAAGAAACAAACAGTTAAAAAAGTTGCTGAACCTAAAGTTGAAGAAGTTAAAGTTGCTGAAACAAAAAAACCAGTAGCTAAGAAACAAACAGTTAAAAAAGTTGCTGAACCTAAAGTTGAAGAAGTTAAAGTTGCTGAAACAAAAAAACCAGAAGTAGCATTATCGACTTCAAAAAATGAAACAGTTTATGTTATCAAAAAACATTATAACCAAGTTTCTAAAAAAGATCTTTTAATTAAAATAGAAGAAGCTAACTCAGAATTTAGCAAGAAATCAGTTAAAAAAGTTGTCGATAGCGCCTTTGAAATTATGAGCAATGCAATTTTAAATAACGAAGAAATTGTAATACCAAATTTTGGTAAATTGTCAAAGATTCATAAAGAAGCTAAAAAAGGTAAAAACCCATTAACTGGTGAAAGCATTGATATTTTAGCGTCTAATACAGTTAAATTTAAAGCAAACAAGCATTTAAAAGAAAATATGTCAAAAGGCAAATGAACTGGATTAACAAAAGTTAAAAAAGAAATTAAAAAATAA
- the mnmG gene encoding tRNA uridine-5-carboxymethylaminomethyl(34) synthesis enzyme MnmG: MQKHFDVVVIGGGHAGVEAALASARLNKKTALINLYKDRIAAMPCNPSIGGPAKGIVVREIDALGGEMAKAADKTALQTKLLNSSRGPGVWALRVQSDKDEYSKYMQNAIEQQHNLELIESIATSLVIENNSVKGIVLKNGEIINSTCVVLTTGTYLKSEILTGHEKYSSGPNQELTSNGISESLKGAGVELFRFKTGTPPRIYKNSVDLSNAIKEPGTDAKLAFSFSTNEYKSIEEQELCYLIHSTTVTKKIIEDNLTKSAMYSGKIDSIGPRYCPSFEDKIVRFSSKETHQIFIEPESLLGDAWYIQGFSTSMPTDVQLLMIRSLPGFEKAEVKTWAYAIEYDCVNPMQLNPSLELKNINNLFTAGQINGTSGYEEAAGQGLIAGINASRKVDGLEPLILRRDEAYIGVMIDDLINKGVWEPYRLLTSRAEHRLLLRNDNAENRLKEKGFEIGLIKNKEYKEYLKYTEEINQAIKELEEIRFTPKSDLAIKLKKAGQADLNHGYSGIEVLKIPTVDINTMIPYVKSLQNLKNNQLQSIVIETRFAGYVKTERKTVERLIKLEKKKIPLDIDYDKVENLATEARQKLKIVKPLNIGQASRITGVNPSDIQMLLFYLKNNYANEQK; the protein is encoded by the coding sequence ATGCAAAAACATTTTGACGTTGTTGTAATTGGTGGTGGACACGCTGGTGTTGAAGCAGCATTGGCTTCCGCTAGACTAAATAAAAAAACAGCATTAATTAATTTATACAAGGATAGAATTGCAGCAATGCCATGTAACCCAAGCATTGGTGGACCTGCGAAAGGTATAGTAGTAAGAGAAATAGACGCTTTAGGTGGAGAAATGGCTAAGGCAGCTGATAAAACAGCGTTACAAACAAAATTGCTTAATTCTTCTAGGGGACCTGGTGTTTGAGCATTAAGGGTTCAGTCTGATAAAGATGAATATTCAAAATATATGCAAAATGCTATTGAGCAACAACACAATTTAGAATTAATTGAATCTATAGCAACAAGTCTTGTTATTGAAAATAATTCAGTAAAAGGCATTGTTTTAAAAAATGGTGAAATCATTAATTCTACTTGTGTAGTGTTGACAACAGGAACATACTTAAAATCAGAAATTCTTACAGGTCATGAAAAGTATTCATCAGGCCCAAATCAAGAGCTAACATCTAATGGTATAAGTGAATCTTTAAAAGGTGCAGGTGTTGAATTATTTAGATTTAAAACAGGAACTCCACCAAGAATTTATAAAAATTCAGTTGATCTTTCAAATGCTATTAAAGAACCAGGGACTGATGCAAAATTAGCTTTTAGTTTTTCAACTAATGAATATAAATCAATCGAAGAACAAGAACTTTGCTACTTGATTCATTCAACCACAGTAACTAAAAAAATAATTGAAGATAATCTTACTAAATCAGCAATGTATTCTGGAAAAATTGATTCAATAGGCCCAAGATACTGTCCAAGTTTTGAAGATAAAATAGTAAGATTTTCTTCAAAAGAAACTCATCAAATTTTTATTGAACCAGAATCTCTTTTAGGTGATGCTTGATATATACAAGGTTTTTCAACATCAATGCCAACTGATGTTCAATTATTAATGATTAGATCTTTACCTGGATTTGAAAAAGCAGAAGTTAAAACATGAGCATATGCTATTGAATATGATTGTGTAAATCCTATGCAATTAAATCCTTCATTGGAATTAAAAAACATAAATAATTTGTTTACTGCTGGACAAATAAATGGAACAAGCGGTTATGAAGAAGCTGCGGGTCAAGGATTAATTGCTGGTATAAATGCCTCAAGAAAAGTTGATGGATTAGAGCCATTGATTTTAAGAAGAGATGAAGCTTATATTGGTGTCATGATTGATGATTTAATTAACAAGGGAGTTTGAGAACCTTATAGACTTTTGACTAGTAGAGCAGAACATAGATTGCTTTTAAGAAATGATAATGCTGAAAATAGACTTAAAGAAAAAGGTTTTGAAATTGGATTAATTAAAAATAAAGAATACAAAGAATATTTAAAATATACCGAAGAAATAAATCAAGCAATTAAAGAATTGGAAGAAATAAGGTTTACACCAAAATCAGATCTCGCAATTAAATTAAAAAAAGCAGGTCAAGCTGATTTAAATCACGGATATAGCGGAATTGAGGTTTTGAAAATACCAACTGTAGATATTAATACTATGATTCCTTATGTTAAATCTTTGCAAAACTTAAAAAACAATCAATTGCAATCAATTGTAATTGAAACTAGATTTGCTGGTTATGTCAAAACAGAAAGAAAAACTGTAGAAAGACTAATTAAACTAGAAAAGAAAAAAATACCTTTGGATATTGATTATGACAAAGTTGAAAACTTAGCTACTGAAGCTAGACAAAAACTAAAAATAGTTAAACCATTGAACATAGGTCAAGCATCTAGAATTACAGGAGTAAACCCTTCTGACATTCAAATGTTGTTGTTTTATCTTAAAAACAACTATGCTAATGAACAAAAGTAA